Below is a window of Halogeometricum rufum DNA.
AGCTCATCGTCACCGCGTCGGACCGCACGGAGTGTCTGGCCCGTTCCGAACGCGCCCTCGCGGAGTTCGACGTCGAGGGGTTCCACACCATCATCCCGTTCCACCGGCTGATGCTCACCGACGAGACGTTCCGCGCCGGCGAGCACACGACGAAGTACCTCGACGAGGAACTCGACACCGCGCGCATCGAACGGGCCGTCGAGAAGTGGGGGCCGGCGGAGGCCGAGAGCGAGGGCGACGAGGACGAGGAGGTCACCGAGCGCGACTTCACCGTCGAGGTGAACGGCAAGCGCTTCGAGGTCAGCCTCGAAGAGCGCGGCGCGCCCGCCATCCCGAACCCGTCCGGCGGAAGCGCGAGCGCTGGCGGCAACACCCGGTCGCGCCCCGCGGAAGCCGAGTCAGACGAGGAAAAAGAGGTCGTCATCGAGGGCGACGGCGAGCAGATAGCCGCGGAGATGCAGGGGACCATCCTCTCGGTTGACGTCGAGGAGGGCGACGAGGTGGCGTCCGGCGACGTGGTCTGCGTCCTCGAGGCGATGAAGATGGAGAACGACGTGGTCGCCGAACGCGGCGGCACCGTCGCGCAAGTCCTCGTCGGCGAGGGCGAGAGCGTCGACATGGGCGACGTGCTGGTCGTCCTCGAATAGTCTCCGGGTAGTCCTCGAACAGTCCGCGGATAGCCGGCCGCCGGTCCCGGTCGGCGCGACCGGCTACAGTTCTTTGACGACTTCGGCGGGGTTGCCCTGCACGAGGACGTCGCTCGGCACGTCCCGCGTGACGACGGCGCCCGAGGCGACGACGCTGTCGTCGCCGATGGTGACGCCGGGGTTGACGATTGCGCCGCCGCCCAGCCACACCCGGTCGCCGACGGTGACGGGTTTGCCGTACTCCTCGCCGGCGACGCGCTCTTCGGCGTCGAGCGGGTGCGTCGCGGTGTAGACGTGGACGCCGGGAGCGACCATGCAGTCGTCGCCGAACTCCACCCGGCAGACGTCGAGTATCACGCAGTCGAAGTTGGCGGCGAAGTCGTCGCCGACGTGGACGTTGTAGCCGTAGTCGCACCGGAACGGCGGTTCGACGTGCGGATTCTCCCCCACCGACCCGAACAGGTCCCGGAGGAGCGACTCCCGTCGGTCCGCCTCGTCGGCCGCCGTCGCGTTGAACTCCGCTGTCAGTCGCCGTGCGTCCCGGCGTTCCTCGACCAGCGTCGGGTCGTGGGGGTCGTACATCTCGCCGGCGAGCATCTTCTCCTTCTCGGAAGGCATCGTCTCACCGTCGCAGCCGGTCGACTTCGTTCTTGCGCGAAGACCCCGCATTTCTTCTTCCTCAGCGACCCACCCCCGGTATGAACGAGACGCGACGCGCCCTCCTCGCCGCCCTCGCCGACGGCCCGACGACCGGCCCGGAACTCGCGGAGCGACTGGGCGTCTCCCGCGCCGCCGTCTGGAAACAGGTCGAGGCCCTCCGCGAGGCGGGGTTCGGTATCGAGAGCGGCGACGACGGCTACCGCGTCACCGACGTACCCGCGTACGGCGCGGCGGCCGTCGAGTTCGGCCTCGACGCCCCCTACGAGGTGGAGTTCCACGATGCGGTCGGGAGCACGAACGACCGGGGGCGCGAACTCGCGGCGGCGGGCGCGGCGGACGTCGTCGTCGTCGCCGACGAACAGACCGGGAGTCGCGGCCGGTTGAAACGCGAGTGGACCGCGCCCGCGGGCGGCGTCTGGGCGAGTCTCGTCCTCCGACCCGAGATACCCCCCGCGCACGCGCCGCTCTACACGCTCGCCGCCGCCGTCGCCGTCACGCGGGCCGCGCGAGAGGCCGGCGTCGACGCGTCGATAAAGTGGCCGAACGACGTCCTCGTGAGGGAACCGAACGAGGGGACGTCAACGGATGGTGACGGCGTCCTCGTGAGCGACGACCGAACCGACCGCGGCGGCCGGAAACTCGCGGGCGTCCTCACCGAGATGGAGGGCGAGGCCGACAGGGTGTCGTGGCTCGTCGTCGGCATCGGCGTGAACGCCAACGTCGACGGCGAGGCGCTCCCGCCGGGCGCGACGAGCATCAGGGACGAGGTGGGCGACGTGGACCGGCGGGTGTTCCTCCAGCGCGTGCTGGAGACGTTCGACGAGTTGACCGCCGACCCCGAGGCGATTCTGTCGGCGTGGCGCGAGTGCGCCGCGACGCTCGGTCAACGCGTCCGCGTCGAGACGCCGAACGGCGTCGTCGAGGGCGAGGCGGTGGACGTGCGCGTCCCCGGTGCGCTGGTCGTCCGGACCGACGAGGGCGAACGCGTCGTCCACGCCGGCGACTGCGAACACCTGCGGCCGGCGCGCTGAAGACGAGCGGTCAGGACGCGTCCGCCCCCGAATCGGTCCGGCGTCGCTCCAGCAGGGCGTACAGCGCGAGGAGTCCGAGCAGGTACAGCGCCATTCCGCCGACGACGCCCCACGTGAGCGGGTTCGTCTGGTCGAAGTTCCGCCAGACGCGCGCGGCGCCCGCCAGCACCAGCGCGAACCCCAGCACCTCGCTCTGGACCGGAATCCGCGCCGCGCTCCACCGCGGGTCGCGGACGACGGCGACGTTCACGACGCCGAACAGGGCGAACCACCCGGCCAGAATCCGCGCCGTGAAGGTGGAGACGGCCCACGGCCACGCGCCGACCATCGGGCCGGGGTCGACGAACAGGACGACGGCGGTGGCCGTGACGACGACGCCGAGAGCGCCGCCGAAGAGTCGAACGACGCGGGGAAGGGACACCTCGTCGTCGCTCCGCGCGCCGGCGTCGGTGCGTCGGTTGAGCGCCCAGACGGCCGGGACGAGCACCGGCGTCAGGGCGTAGAGGAACACCCAGAGGTAGAACGTGTGGTGTCCGTGGTTGAAGTTCTCCCAGTGGAGGACGGTGGCGACGGCCATGAACCACGTGAACGTCGCGATGCCGAGGAACACCGGAGCGACGGTGTGCCACTCGTCGGCGGTGGCGACGCGATAGAAGAAGTAGACGCCCGCGCCGTAGCCGGCACCCATCACGACGGGCGTCATCTCCGGTCGAATCGTCCACGCGAAGAACGCCGTCGTCCGGTCGGGAACGCCGTAGAGGACGAGAAACGCGGCCGCCAGAAACGGGACGATGAACCACGCCACCCACCGCGTGAGGGGGAGGACGGCGTCGTCGCGGTCGGTCGCCTCGCCGGCCCGAACCACCGCGCTCCAGCGTCTGTGTGTCATCGTCTCCGGTCGTCGTTCGCGACCCGACCCCGAGCGGACGCCTCAGTCCGCCTCGACGCCGGGTTCGGTCTCGCCCTCCGACTCCGCCTCCGTCCCTCGCTCCGTCTCGTCGCCGCCGTCGACGCGGACCGTCAACACCGGCACCTCCGACGCCCGGACGACTTTCTCGGCGACGCTGCCGAGGAGGAGTCGGTCGATGCCGCCGCGGCCGTGGGTGCCCATGACGACGAGGTCACAGCCCTCGCGTTCGGCGAAGCGGACGATTTCGCGACTCGGCGTCCCCTCCACGATGGCCGTCTCGACGGGGACGTCCGACTCGGCGGCGATGGCGCACACCTCGTCCATCGCCGCCTCGGCGTCCGCGCGGAGCATGTCGTCTAACCCCTCCCACGACGTCTCCATCGGGAGGCCGGCGAAGCTTCCGCTGTTGATGACGTACAGCGCGTGGACGGTGGCGTCGTGGACCGACGCGAGTCCGATGGCGTGTTCGAGGACGCGCTCGGACCCGGCCGAGCCGTCGGTCGGGACGAGGATACGCTGGTACATCATTGTTAACTCACCTCACGGTAGCAGACTCACGCTCTTAATACTTTCCACCGGGAATATTACGAAACGAAACCCGCGGGCGGTTCAGTAGACGACGTCCGTCACGTCCGCCTCGCCGGCGCGGCGGACGACGGCCCGCACGAGGTCCTGCGCGCCGGCGAGGTTGTCCGAGTCGCCGTCGAGGACGAGCAGTCTCGCCTCGCGGCCGGGTTCGACGACGCCGCAGTTCAGCCCCGCTATCTCCGCGCCGTTCGCCGTCGCCATGCGGAGCACCTCCGTCGCCGTCGCGTCGGTCAGTTTCGAGGCGAACTCCATCTCGCGGAACATCGACGGCGAGTTCAGCATCACGTTGTCCGTCCCGAGGGCGACGGTGGTCCGGTCCAACAGGTCGCGAAGGGGCGGCACGCCGACGCCGGTGACGAGGTTCGACCGCGGGCAGACGACGACGGGCACCTCGTCGGCCTCGATGCGGTCGAGGTGGGACGGTTCGGGGTGGACCACGTGGACGACGAAGTCGGGGTCCAAGTCGAGTGCGGGGTCCACGTCGTGCGGGTCGCGTTCGCCCGCGTGGATGCCGAACAGTTTGCCCGCCTCGCGCGTCTCCGCCCGCAGGTCGTCGAACTCGGCGTCGCGCGCGCCGGACGCGCCGAACCCGTCGGACGCCCGCATCGCGTCGGCCGTCTCGCGTCCGAGGACGACGGGGTCTATCGCCAGTCCCGCGGCGGCCTCGCGGATGGCCTCGACGCCGTCGACGCCGCCCTCACGGAACTCGACGCAGGCGGCGGTACCGGTGGACGCCATCAGGCGGAGCGACCGCCGCATCGCCTCGACCTTCTCCTCGTGACTCGCCGCGCGGAGCAGACGGTGTTTCAGGCCGTCCGGCGGCGCGACCAACTCGTCCAGCGACAACCCCGCACCGGCCTCCTTGGCGATGGAGTCACCGATGTGCGTGTGCGCGTTGACGAACGCCGGGAGGACGACGTTCTCCGACTCGACGGCCGCCTCCTCGACGGCCGCAATCTCCCCGTCCTCGACGACGACGCGACCCTCGACGGGTTCGAAGTCGCGGCCGGCGAGGATGGTTCCCTCGACGTGCATGGATGGTACTGACCGCGGCGAGCGCTTGAAACTCCCGAACCGCACACGGGCCCTCACCAGAGCGTGCGGGAGCCGTCCCCTACGGGAGCCCCGCGATTATCTCCCGGTACTCGTCTTCGGGCCACGCTTTGAGCGTCTCCGTCTCAATGGCGCCCTCTCTCCCCAGCGTGAGGGCCACTTTCGCCATCGCGTCGTCGTCGAGTCCGTCCACGACGACGAGGAGGTCGTATCGGCCCATCGTGAGGTAGAAGTCGACGACTTCGCCCCCCATGGATTCGACGAGCGACTTGCCGTCGTCGAGCCTGTCCGGGCTGTCTTCGATGTTCGCCATCCCCTCTGCGGTGTAGTTCACCATCATAATATGTCGTGTCATACCATAGAGAACTATAACCCGTGTCGGGATAGTCGTATCGGACGCTCGACGAGAACGCGTATTCACGCAGACCCCTCGAAAGTTCGGGATTCTACGGGCAGGCGCCGAACGGTTCGCCGTCACGGTCGGAAGCTAACACCTGACGTACCGTTCTGGCGCGCGGGGTCGGGGCGCTCGCGGTCCCCGTCGCTCACTCCGCGAACTCGTCCAGCGTCGTGGCGACGCCGGGTCGCACGTCCGAGACGAGAGCGCCGTCGATGTCGAGTCCCATCTCCTCGACGGCGGCGCGGCCGACGGCCGCCGTCTCGTCCGCGGGCGCGTAGACGCCGAGTCGCCACTGCTGGTTCTGCGCCGTCCGGAGGGCGGAGACGAGGGGCGACTGCTTGCCGAGGCGGCGGGCCTCCCCGCTGACCATCACGCGCGTGGTCGACTCGGTCATCGACGGCCGGGGCGGCACGTCCACGATGACCGACTCGGGGTCGAGTCCGACCCGGTCTGCGATGCGCGACTCGAACGCCCGGTAGTCGTCGTGGTCGGCGTCGACGACGCCGTCGGGGACGGCGTCCATCTCCGCCCAGACGGCGCGCTTGAACAGGGTCCGACTGCCGAGTCGGTCGGCGAACGCGCGCGTCTCGGGCGTCATCCGCAGGGCGGCCAACAGGTCGTGGTCGTCCATCCGGCGGAGTTCGGCGGCCGAGAGGTCCGGTTGGTCGAGGAGGCGTTCGGTCGCCTGCCGGAGCATCGCCTTCGAGATGCGGGCGACGTGGTGCTGGTAGACGGTCGGATTCATCAGGGCGCGGGCGAGCAACAGCGACTCGGCCGTCTGGACGTTCCCCTCCGCGAGGACGAGTTCGCCGTCTGCGAACGTGAGTTCTCGAATCAGTCGCTCGTGGTCGATGGTGCCGTAGGGGACGCCCGTGTGGTGGGCGTCCCGCACGAGGTAGTCCATCCGGTCGACGTCCAACTCCCCGGAGACCAGTTGGCCGTACTTGCCCTCGCCCGCGACGAGGTCCGCGATTCGGGCGGGCTCTAAGTCGTTGTCGCGGAGGACGTCCCCCACCGCCCCCTCGGCGATGAGTTCGTGGACGTCGTCGTGGTACTTCCCGGTGTGGCGGTGCGTCACGCTCTCGACGTTGTGGCTGTACGGTCCGTGGCCGACGTCGTGGAGGAGGGACGCCGCTCGGATTCGTTCGGCCTGCAGGCCCTCGATGCCGAGGTGGTCGAGGGCGCGGGAGGCGAGGTGGTAGACGCCGAGCGAGTGCTCGAACCGCGTGTGGTTCGCGGAGGGGTAGACGAGTTGGACCGTCCCCAACTGCTTGATGTGCCGGAGGCGTTGCACCTCCTCGGTGTCGAGGAGTGCCTCGGCGACGCCCTCGACCTCGATGTGGTCGTGGACGCTGTCCTTGATGGTCGTCATGCGAGAACGTGAGCCGGCTTCGGATAAAAACCGTCGGGCGCGTCGGCCGTCCTCGCCGCGCCCCCTCGCCCGCGTCCGGTCGGTCGTTCCCCCTAGCCGGACCCCTCTCGGGAACGTCCGACCTCCGGTCTCACCGACGCTCCCCGGCCGTCGGCGAGCGACGACGCGAGAGAGGGTACCGAAGGAACGAGTCTCGGGGGGCACGAAAACGCCTTTCGAGTCGGATACGGAGTAAAACGAACGACCGACGAAGTTCCGTCGGTAACGCAATCACTCGAACTACTTCTTCAACTCGCACTGCGGACGCGGATATTTCGCGTTGTCGTTCACGCCCGTGTCTTTCTTCTCCGGATTTTGCGACGGGTTCGTATCGTCGGTACCGTCACAGTCGTTTCCGTGTCCGTTGTCCTCGTGACCCTTCAGGTGCTCGGCCGCCACCGCTCCAGTACCGCCAACGGTCAACGCGAGCAGTACTGCTAGTGCAATCGCTATTCGAACGTACTTCATGAGTTTTCTCTTGGCCCTCTCGGGGTGACACGACAATCGTCCGTGACTAACGTGCAACTCAATAGAGGCGACCATCTATATTAAATTAACATTATGTATTTATATTACCATCTCTTGCGGCGGATACAATAGATTGCCGGCGGTTCAGACGTTGCCGTAACCGGAACGACGGATTCCCCTATCGAACGAGAAGATGGACGAATGTCCGCCGGAAACGCCGTTTTCGAAGTCGTCCGACAGCGGTCGAGAAGAGGCCGAACGGAGCGAACGAGCGCAGGCGAGAGGTCGGAAACGCGCTCGCTCGGAAGTCGGACGGACGCAGTCGAGAGAGCCGTCTCCTCGGTTCACCCAGTTGGGAACGCTCTGCGATGCGAGGGACGAACGCGATATCCACCGCTGCGATTTCGATACGAGTCCGACCGCCGCGAGGGGACGCCCGAGAACTGACGCTGGTCCGTCTCAGTCGTCCCGGTCCTCGTGTTCGTACGCCTCGGCGTGTCTGAAACACAGCGACGGCCCCGGCACCAGCGAGTCGTCGTCCGTCTCGGGGAGCGCGACGGACGGCCGCCCGTCGTCGCCGACGAAGACGGAGAGACCGGTCCACGAGGGCGCCTCCGGGTCGGCGAGCGTCCACGTCGTCACCGCGTCGTCGTCTGCCGTATCGGCCGCGGGCACGTCGACGGCGACGCGGTATCGCCCCCTGCGGACCGCGAGGTTCGCGAGGACGAAGTCGTAGGCGGGGTCCGGCAGGTCCGACCCCGCCTCGACGGTGGTCGAGAAGACGCGGCGCGGCGGGCCGTCGTCGAGGTACTCCACCGTCACCTCGACGGCGTGGTCGCCGCCGTCGAACCGGAACAGGTGAATCTCCGCGCCCGCCCGTTCGTTGGGCGTGACGGCGTTCTCCGCGTCGTCTGCGGCGGCGTACGGGTCCTCGCGCGTGTCGCAGACGACGGCGGTCCACGGCGCGACGGCGTGGCTCCCGTCGCGGCCGACGAAGTGCGGTACCTCGTGCCGGTTGATGCCGAAGCCGCCCTCGTCGCCGTAGCGGGCCTCCGCGCGGCACGCGCCGAACAGGTAGAAGCCGTCCTCGCTCTCGACGACGAGCGTCGCCTTCGGCTCGCCGATTTCGGGGTCTCTCGCGGGGCCGTCGCCGCCGCGCCGGACGATGCGGTTCGTCGCCGCGACGCGTTCGTACGCGCGGACGAACGCGAGGGCGTCCTCGGCCGTCGGCGACGCCGGCGGGTCCGGGAGCGGCGTCGTCTCGGCGATGGGCGTCGCCGTGTCCGGCGGCGTGGCCGTCGGCGTCGGCGTCCGCGCGGGCGTCGTCGGGTCGGTGCGGCCGCCGCATCCGGCGACGGCGACGGGGAGGGTCGAGAGGGCGGCGAGCAGTCGTCTGCGTCGCATCGCCGGCTAGTCGACCGCCGGACGGTAACGGTCTTTCCCTCTCACTCGCCGGTGCCGGAACGGGTCTCGGCGAGTCCGAGGACCTCCGTCGCGGCGTCCCGCACGTTGTCCGTCGCCGCCGCGGGCGCGTAGACGCCGAGTCGCCACTGGGTCCGTTCGGCGGCGCGGAGCCCGGTCACGAGCTCCGACGCCTCCTCCAGTCGCCGGACGGCGCCGTCGACGACGACGCGCGTCCGCGACTCCGTGAAGCGCGGGCGGGCGGGGACGTCGACCAGCACGTCGTCCGGGTCGACGCCCGCCGCGTCCGCAATCTCCGCCGCCGCGGCGCGGGCCGCCTCGTAATCCATCTCGACCACGTCGGCGGGGACGCCGGCGAGCGGTTGCCACACCGCCCGCTTGTACAGGTCGCGGCGTTCGATGCGGCGGCCGAGGTCCGGGACGTGGTCGCGGAGGGCGACGAGCAGGTCGTGGTCGGCCATCCGCCGAAACTCGTCGACGCCGACCGCCCCCGCGTCGAGGAGGCGTTCGGAGGCGCGTTCGAGCATCGCCCCCGCGATGCGGGAGACGTGGTGGCGGTAGACGGTCCCGTTCATCAGGGCGCGGGCGAGCAGTAGCGACTCGGCCGTCTGGACGTTCCCCGCCGCGAGGACGAGTTCGCCGTCGCGGTAGCGGAGTTCGCGGACGAGGCGGCCGGTGTCGATGGTGCCGTAGGGGACGCCCGTGTGGTGGGCGTCCCGCACGAGGTAGTCCATCCGGTCGACGTCCAACTCCCCGGAGACCAGTTGGCCGAGTTCGCCCTCCCCGCGGACGATGGCGGCGACGCGGTCCGGGTCGAGGCCGTGGGCGACGAGGGCCGCCGCCACCTCCGTCCCGTCGAGGAGGTGGCCTATCTCGTCGTGGTGCGCGCCGGTCCGACGGCGGATGACCTCCTCGGTCTGATGGCCGTACGGTCCGTGGCCGATGTCGTGGAGGAGGGCCGCCGCGCGGACGTGCCGCGCCCTGTCGCCGTCGATTTCGAGGTGGTCGAGGGCGCGGGCGGCGAGGTGGTAGACGCCCAGCGAGTGCTCGAACCGCGTGTGGTTCGCGGAGGGATAGACCAGCCGGACGGTCGAGAGCTGTTTGACGTGCCGGAGGCGTTGCATCTCCGGCGCGTCCACGAGGTCCTCGGCGAGGGCGTCGAGGCCGATGTAGTCGTGGACGCTGTCCTTTATCGCGTTCATACTCGGAGTCGTCGGTGCGCCGTCAAATAGCCTGACCTTCTCGTTCCCGTTCACGCTCGCCGCCCCTCTCGCCCGTGCGGGTGGTTCACCGCGTCCGCTCGCGTCGAATCTCCGCGACGACGCGCTGGGCCGTCTCCGCGGCGACGGCGTCGGCGAGGTGTCGCCGGTACGCCGGCCGCGAGACGACGCCGGTCGCCGAGTCTTCGAGGCGGTAGTCGCCCGACGCGACCAGGTCGGGGCCGTCCCGCGAGTCGAAGACGACGACGTCGTCGGCCAGGGCGGCCTCGACGTGCCGTTCGTGGCCGTTCGCGTCGTAGACGGCGCGCCACTCGACGGTCGCACTCGGCGTCACGGGGTTCCACCGGCCGTCCCACTCGTCCACGACGACCACGACGACCGGCGCGTCGCCGTCGGGAATCTCCGCGGCGACGGTCACGTCGAGGCCCTCGGCGGCGAACGCCTCCCGGACCTGCCGTTCGAGGCGCGGCCGCACCGACTCGGGCGCGCGCACGACCACCGTCACCGCCGACGGGGCCGGGACCGACGCGTTCCCCACCGTCGTCGACGACGCGGTGGTCGTGCCGGACACCTGCGTCTGAAAGCCCGCGGCGGAGACGTCGGCCACGAGGAGGACGCCGAGGACCGGTGCGGCGACGGTGGCGACGACGAGGACGAGGGCGACTGCGAGACGGAGACGGGAGTCGAGTTCGGTCATCGCCGCGACTTCGACCCGCGGACGCAAGTGGTTTTCCGGTGGCCGCGAGTGCCGGTGAGGGAAGTTTCAAACCGCCCGTCCGCTTACCGCCGGGCATGGTCACGTTTCTCGCCGGGGGGACGGGCACCCCGAAGTTGCTCGACGGTTCGGGCGAGGTGTTCGCCCCGTCGGAGACCACCGTCGTCGCCAACACGGGCGACGACGTGGAACTCGGCGGGCACCTCGTCTGCCCCGACGTGGACACCGTCCTGTTCCACGGCGGCGGCGTCCTCGACACCGACCGCTGGTGGGGCATCGCGGGCGACACGACGGCGACGGACGACGAACTACACCGCCTTGCCGAGGCGGCCGGCCTCGAACCCGGACCGCGCTACCTCCCCGCGGAGGCGCAGACCGCCGGACGCGACATCGCGCGCTGGCGGCGGTTCTCCGGGGTCGCCGAGTTCATGGAGATAGGCGACCGGGACCGCGCGGTCCACCTCACGCGCACCTCCCTCCTCGACGAGGGCCACACGCTGACCGAGGCGACGCGAACGCTCGCGGACGCCTTCGACCTCGACGTCGAACTGCTGCCGATGTCGGACGACCCCGTCGCGTCCATCGTCCACACCGACGAGGGCGCGATGCACTTCCAGGAGTTCTGGGTCCACCGCCGCGCCGACCCCGAGGTCGAGGACGTGGAGTTCCGCGGGGCCGACGACGCCGAACCGACCGACGCCGTCCGCGACGCCCTGACGGACCCCGTCGTGGTCGGCCCCTCGAACCCCGTCACCAGTCTGGGCCCGATGCTGGCGATGGACGCCTTCCGCGACGCCCTCGACCGGACGCCCGTCGTCGCCGTCTCGCCGTTCGTCGAGGACCGGGTGTTCTCCGGGCCGGCGGCGGAACTGATGGCCGGCGTCGGCTACGACCCCTCCACCGCCGGCGTCGCCGACGCCTACCCGTTCGCCGACGCGTTCGTCCTCGACGACGACGACGGCACGTCGCTGGACCGGCCCGTCGTCCGCACCGACACGAGGATGGACGGCCCCGACGACGCCGCGCGCGTCGCCCGCGCCGTCGCCGACGCACTCGCGGAGGTGTCGTGATGTTCGAACCGCGCGTCGCCCTCGCGAGTCTCTCGGGCGAGGCGGACGCCGCGTGGGCGCGACGGGCCGCGCCGCACGTCGGGATGGCGTTCCTCGGCGGCGTCAGCCTCGACGAGGAGAGCAGGGCGGCGGCCCGCGAACTCGTCGCCCGCGACCGGAACGAGTTCCTGCCGGACGACCCGTTCGCGTTCGTCGCCGAGCAACTCGACGCCCTCGCCGACGCCGACGTCGACGCCGCGGTGAACGTCCGGAGCGCGACGCTGGACCCCGTCCGCCGCGCTGCGAGCGTCTGCGCCGACCGGGGCGCGGTGCTGGAGGTGAACGCCCACTGCCGACAGCCCGAACTGTGCGCCGTCGGGTGCGGCGAACGCCTCCTCCGCGACGCCGACCGCCTCTGCGAGTACGTCGCCGCCGCGGCGGACGAGGGGGCGACGGTGAGCGTGAAAGTCCGCGCCGAAGTCGCGGGCGTCGACCTCGGAGAGACGACGCGACGGGTCGCCGACGCCGGCGCGTCGATGGTCCACGTGGACGCGATGGACTCCGAACCCGCCGTCGCCGACGTCGCGTCGGCGGTCGGCGACGACGACGCGGCCCCGTTCGTCGTCGCCAACAACGAGGTGCGCGACGCCGAGAGCGTCCGCGAGTACCTCGACTACGGCGCCGACGCCGTCAGCGTCGGGCGACCCAGCACCGACCCGCGCGTCCTGCGACGCGTCCGGGCGGCGGTGGACGACTGGTTCGCCGCGGAGGTGGACGCGTGACCGACGACCCGACGGCCGACGATGCGGCGGCCGATGATACGGCGGCCGACCACTCGGCGACCGGCGATTCGGCTGGCGATGGCGCGGCGGAAGACGGCCGCGAGCGACCCCGAACGCCCGCCGAGAACGCCCAACTCGCGCTCCTGTTGGACGTCGCCGGGACGCCGAAACCCGGCAACGTCGACAGGGCGCGGGACCTCCCGGACCTCCGGTTCGAGCACTTCCTCGCCGGTGCCGTCGGGTCGGGCGAGGGACTCCGACGGGCCGAGTCGGGTGCCCCCGTCGGACTGGCGTTCGAACGCGCCGTCGAGGGGATGCGCCACCAGTCGGGCGGCAACACACAGTTCGGCTGTCTGCTCCTCCTCGTCCCCCTCGTCCGCGCCGCGGCCGCCGGCGAACTCTCGCCCGCCGGCGCGACGAGGGTGGTCGAGTCCACCACCGTCGCCGACGCCGCGGACTTCTACCGCGCCTTCGAACACGTGGACGTGGCCGTCGGCGACCCGCCGGCGGACGCCGCGGCCCTCGACGTGCGCCGGGGGAGCGACGCGATTCCCGCCCTGCGCGAACGCGGGACGACGCTGTACGACGTGATGGCCGCGAGCGAGGGCGACGGCAACGCCGCGGAGTGGACGGACGGCTTCTCGCGGACGTTCCGGACCGCCGACGCCATCCTCGCCGACG
It encodes the following:
- a CDS encoding triphosphoribosyl-dephospho-CoA synthase — translated: MLDVAGTPKPGNVDRARDLPDLRFEHFLAGAVGSGEGLRRAESGAPVGLAFERAVEGMRHQSGGNTQFGCLLLLVPLVRAAAAGELSPAGATRVVESTTVADAADFYRAFEHVDVAVGDPPADAAALDVRRGSDAIPALRERGTTLYDVMAASEGDGNAAEWTDGFSRTFRTADAILADDGPVPDRVARAFVGLLADWEDSLVRTNHGPEAAAEVGRRAAEARGDPERVAELADEFVAEGVNPGTTADVVCAATFVALERGVEV